GACGTCCCACTGGAACTGATCGATGTCCACGTCCAGCGGCGTGATGCCGAAGATGTCGAAGCTGCCATCGGTCAGGGCGTTGAAGATGCCGTCGCTGCTCTCGTCGTTGAGGTAGATCAGCTCGGTGCCGCCCTTGATGAGCACGCCGTCGCCGGCGACGCCCGTGCCGTCGGTGATCTGGAGCTGGTCGCCGCCGGGGATGGGCAGGCGGAACCACTCGTTGCTCGGGTTGCCGATGGTCTGGTCGCCCTTGAAGTAGACGAAGTCCTGGCCCACGATCGGCGCCTCGTCGACGTCGTTGTGCAGCGTCGGATCGTTCCAGATCTCGGCCGTGCCGCCGGCGATGGGCACGCGGTACAGGTGGTCGCCGCTCACGCCGTCGTCGACCGAACCGACGAAGAAGATGAACTGGCCATCGAGCGACAGCGTGAACGCGTCGACGTCGCCGGTGGTGACGGCCGGGGTGATCACGACCTCGGTGCCTTCCTGGGCCGAGGCGATCGTGGCGGTGGCGGCCAGCGCCAGGCCGGCGGCCAGCGCGATGGTGCGGGTGCGTGTCATGGGTATCTCTCCGTGTGCGTTGGAAAAGCGAGGGTGGAACAAATCAGGATGGAACGTAGAAGCCGCGCCGCCGGCGACTGTCAGCGCGATGGCAAGCGTGCATAAAGAGCGCGCGAAGGTTGCGCGAACGTGTGCATCGACGGGCGACGATGGCACGATGCGCAGGAATGATCCGGCCAGCACGCACCCGGCGCGTTCGCGCACGGACGCCGCCATCGCACACCGAATCACGCCACGAGGCCACCGACCATGCACACGCCCCGCGCCCGCGCGTTCACGCTCATCGAACTGCTCGTCGTCATCGCCATCATCGCCCTGCTCATCGGCATCCTGCTGCCCAGCCTGGGCGCCGCGCGCGAGGCCGGCAAGAAGGTCAAGTGCGCCTCGCAGATGCGCCAGATCATGACGGCGTGGACCAGCTACACCCTCGACCACAACGAGTACCACCACGGCAGCCGCCAGAACTACTCCACGCGCATGGAAGAGCGCGGCGGACGCGGCAGCCAGGGCAACGTGCTCCTGCCCTTCTACGAGGACTACAAGCCCGGCCTCAGCGGCGGCCTGGGCGCCTACTGGGGCGCGCTCTACGACAGCTACCTCGGCGTGGACGTCGACGACAGCATGTTCACCCCCCCGGGCATCGGCGACCGCAGCCACCTTTCGGGATGGGACGTGTGGAAGTGCCCCAGCGCCCAGGAGATCGACCGCTACGGCATCACCGGCCGCGGGGCCGAGGGCAACTTCGATTACGCCACCTACTGCTTCAACGGCGTCTTCCGCAACGGCGCGGGCAGCGACGCGGCGCTCTGGAAGGCCGGCGGCTACAACGACGCCCGCCCCAAGCGCATCACCGAGGTCACCCAGCCGGCCAAGCTCATCGTCTTCAAGGACGGCTACGAGCAGATGATCGACGGCAACGGCGACACGCTCAACGACCTCTACCAGCACGGTGCCAAGAAGGACGAGGAGTACTTCCGCCACGGCCACAGCTGCAACACCTGCTGGCTCGATGGCCACGTCTCGGACATCCCCAAGGAAGACCTGCCCAACACCCTGCCCTGGTACACCGACGTGTGGGACAAGGACCGCCCCGGCGGGCCGCGGTAAACCCGCCGCACGCCCGCGAACCCGGCGCGCCCGGCCCCGGTACCATCGCCCGTGGCCGACGCCCCCAGCACCATGTCATCGCCCGCAGCCGGGGGCCCCACGCCCATGCCCCAGGCGACGCGCTCCGAGCGCGTCGACCCCACGCTCTACCTGCACCCGGCCACGCTGGCCCGCCTGGGCAGCCTCGAGCTGCGCGCCAAGATGATCGTCGAGGGCGTCATGAGCGGGGCCCACCGCAGCCCCTACCAGGGACAATCCGTCGAGTTCGCCCAGCACCGCCAGTACGTCGCCGGCGACGACCTCCGCCACCTGGACTGGAAGGTCTACGGCCGCAGCGACAAGCTCTACCTCAAGCAGTATCAACAAGAGACCAACCTCGACCTGGTCGTGCTCGTCGACGCCAGCGGCTCGATGCAGTACGGCAGCCGGCTGTTCTCCGACGCGGCGGCAACCGGCGCCAGCACCGGCCCCAGCGGCCAGAGCAACTGGCGCAAGATCGACCACGCCACCGCCCTGGCCGCCGCGCTCAGCTACGTGACCCTGCGCCAGGGCGACCGCGTGGGCCTCTACACCTTCGCCGACACGCTGCTGGGCGGGGTCGAGCGCTCCAGCAGCCAGGGGAGCTGGCGCCGCATCGTGTCGGCCCTGGCCCAGGCCCCCGTCGACGGCCAGGCCGACTTCGGCCGCGTCTTCGACCAGGTCTTGGGCAAGCTGACCAACAAGTGCCTGCTGGTCGTCCTCAGCGACTTCTTCACCGACCCCGGCGTGCTCGAGGCCGCCTGGGCAAGGGCCAAGCACCGCGGCCACGACGCCATCGCCTTCCAGGTGCTCGATCGCTCGGAGACCGACTTTGCCTTCAAGGACCCCGGGCCGTTCGAGGGATTGGAGGGCGAGGGCCGCCTGAAGATCGACCCCCGCGCCCTGCGGCCTGCCTACCTCGAGGCCCTGGCCGAGCACACCCGGGCCGTCGAGCGCGGGCTCCGGCGCGTCGGCTTCGACTTCCACCGCCTGAGCACCCACGACTGGCTGGGCCCGCCCCTGGCCGCCTACGCCGCCCGCCGCGAGAGCCTCCTGAAGCGGAGCAAGATGGGATGAGGGGAAGGCATTGGGCATTGGGCACGAGGCAATGGGGGGGATGCGGATGATGCTCCGGCATCCGACCCATTGCCCATTGCCGATTGCCCATTGCCCGGGCCGCCCGAGCGCGTCCCCGGGCGCCCCGAGCGCGTCCCCGGGCTTCCCGGGCACGTCCCCGGGTCATCCGGGCGCGTCCCCGCGCTTCCCGAGCGCGTCCCCGGGCTCCCCGGGAGCATCCCCGGACGACCCGAGCGTGTCCCCGGGCTCTCCCAGAGCATGCTCGGGGAACCCGGGGATATGCCCGGGCTCTCCGGGGAGTCGCTTCTCGGACGTCTTGGGCCGCGTTGACGGGGGGTTCGCCCGATGAGCTTCGTGAATCCCCTCATCCTCGCCGCCGGGCTGGCGGCCATCGCCATCCCCATCGCCATCCACCTGCTCATGCGTCGCCGCCGCAAGCCCACGCCCTGGGCGGCCATGCGCTTCCTGGCCGAGGCCATGCGCAAGCGCCGGCGGCGGCTGCAGCTCGAACGCCTCCTGCTCCTGGCCGTCCGCTGCCTGCTGGTGGCCGCCATCGCCCTGGCCCTGGGCCGGCCGACCATCCGCGGGCTGGCCGGCGAGTCCCCCTTCGGCTCCAGCGCGGTCACCCTGGCCATCGTGATCGACGACTCGATCGCCTCGGGAGTCCGCGACGGCGGGGACGCGACCGCCCTGGACCGCCACCGGGCCATGGCGGTGGAGCTGCTCGAGAGCCTCCGCCCCCAGCGCGGCGACCGGGCCATGCTGGTGCCCATGAGCGGGCCGCTGGCGAGCCCCGCCGACGCCCCGGCCGCCAGCGCCACCGAGCCCACCAGCGACCTGGCCGCCCTGAGCCAGTTCCTCGAGGACCTGACGCCCACCGATGCGGCCGCCGACGCGGCGGGGGCCCTGGCGATCGTCGCCGACGCCCTCTTAGCCGATGCGCTGGATGAAGAGGCCGGCGGCCGCTGGGTCGTGGCCGTGCTGGCCGACGGCGTGGCGGGGGTCTAC
This portion of the Phycisphaerales bacterium genome encodes:
- a CDS encoding prepilin-type N-terminal cleavage/methylation domain-containing protein, whose product is MHTPRARAFTLIELLVVIAIIALLIGILLPSLGAAREAGKKVKCASQMRQIMTAWTSYTLDHNEYHHGSRQNYSTRMEERGGRGSQGNVLLPFYEDYKPGLSGGLGAYWGALYDSYLGVDVDDSMFTPPGIGDRSHLSGWDVWKCPSAQEIDRYGITGRGAEGNFDYATYCFNGVFRNGAGSDAALWKAGGYNDARPKRITEVTQPAKLIVFKDGYEQMIDGNGDTLNDLYQHGAKKDEEYFRHGHSCNTCWLDGHVSDIPKEDLPNTLPWYTDVWDKDRPGGPR
- a CDS encoding DUF58 domain-containing protein; the protein is MADAPSTMSSPAAGGPTPMPQATRSERVDPTLYLHPATLARLGSLELRAKMIVEGVMSGAHRSPYQGQSVEFAQHRQYVAGDDLRHLDWKVYGRSDKLYLKQYQQETNLDLVVLVDASGSMQYGSRLFSDAAATGASTGPSGQSNWRKIDHATALAAALSYVTLRQGDRVGLYTFADTLLGGVERSSSQGSWRRIVSALAQAPVDGQADFGRVFDQVLGKLTNKCLLVVLSDFFTDPGVLEAAWARAKHRGHDAIAFQVLDRSETDFAFKDPGPFEGLEGEGRLKIDPRALRPAYLEALAEHTRAVERGLRRVGFDFHRLSTHDWLGPPLAAYAARRESLLKRSKMG